The Piliocolobus tephrosceles isolate RC106 chromosome 2, ASM277652v3, whole genome shotgun sequence genome window below encodes:
- the CHST2 gene encoding carbohydrate sulfotransferase 2, translating into MSRSPPRALPPGALPRLLHAAPAAAPRALLPQWPRRPGRRWPASPLGMKVFRRKALVLCAGYALLLVLTMLNLLDYKWHKEPLQQCNPDGPLGAAAGAAGGSWGRPGPPPAAPPRAHARLDLHTPYRPPAAAVGAAPAAAAGMARFVAPPGNGTRGTGSVGDKRQLVYVFTTWRSGSSFFGELFNQNPEVFFLYEPVWHVWQKLYPGDAVSLQGAARDMLSALYRCDLSVFQLYSPAGSGGRNLTTLGIFGAATNKVVCSSPLCPAYRKEVVGLVDDRVCKKCPPQRLARFEEECRKYRTLVIKGVRVFDVAVLAPLLRDPALDLKVIHLVRDPRAVASSRIRSRHGLIRESLQVVRSRDPRAHRMPFLEAAGHKLGAKKEGVGGPADYHALGAMEVICNSMAKTLQTALQPPDWLQGHYLVVRYEDLVGDPVKTLRRVYDFVGLLVSPEMEQFALNMTSGSGSSSKPFVVSARNATQAANAWRTALTFQQIKQVEEFCYQPMAVLGYERVNSPEEVKDLSKTLLRKPRL; encoded by the coding sequence ATGAGCCGCAGCCCGCCGCGAGCTCTGCCCCCGGGCGCGCTCCCTCGGCTGCTCCACGCTGCGCCTGCAGCCGCGCCGCGTGCCCTGCTCCCGCAGTGGCCCCGGCGCCCAGGACGCCGCTGGCCCGCGTCCCCTCTCGGAATGAAGGTGTTCCGTAGGAAGGCGCTGGTGTTGTGCGCGGGCTATGCACTGCTGCTGGTGCTCACCATGCTCAACCTCCTGGACTACAAGTGGCACAAGGAACCGCTGCAGCAGTGCAACCCCGACGGGCCGCTGGGTGCCGCAGCAGGGGCAGCTGGAGGCAGCTGGGGGCGCCCGGGGCCTCCTCCGGCCGCGCCGCCCCGTGCTCATGCCCGTTTGGACCTCCACACTCCTTACCGCCCTCCTGCTGCCGCCGTCGGGGCGGCTCCTGCAGCCGCGGCAGGGATGGCGAGGTTTGTGGCCCCTCCAGGCAATGGCACTCGGGGCACCGGGAGCGTCGGGGACAAGCGGCAGCTGGTGTACGTGTTCACCACGTGGCGCTCTGGCTCGTCGTTCTTCGGCGAGCTATTCAATCAGAATCCCGAGGTGTTCTTTCTCTACGAACCAGTGTGGCATGTATGGCAAAAACTGTATCCGGGGGACGCCGTTTCCCTGCAGGGGGCAGCGCGGGACATGCTGAGCGCTCTGTACCGCTGCGACCTCTCTGTCTTCCAACTGTATAGCCCCGCGGGCAGCGGGGGGCGCAATCTCACCACGCTGGGCATCTTCGGTGCAGCCACCAACAAGGTGGTGTGCTCCTCACCACTCTGCCCCGCCTACCGCAAGGAGGTTGTGGGGTTGGTGGACGACCGCGTGTGCAAGAAGTGCCCGCCGCAGCGCCTGGCGCGTTTCGAGGAGGAGTGCCGCAAGTACCGCACACTAGTCATAAAGGGTGTGCGCGTCTTCGACGTGGCGGTGTTGGCGCCACTGCTGCGAGACCCGGCCTTGGACCTCAAGGTCATCCACCTGGTGCGTGATCCCCGCGCAGTGGCGAGCTCACGGATCCGCTCGCGCCATGGCCTCATCCGTGAGAGCCTACAGGTGGTGCGCAGCCGAGACCCGCGAGCTCACCGCATGCCCTTCCTGGAGGCGGCGGGCCACAAACTTGGCGCCAAGAAGGAGGGCGTGGGAGGCCCCGCGGACTACCACGCTCTGGGCGCTATGGAGGTCATCTGCAATAGTATGGCTAAGACGCTGCAGACGGCCCTCCAGCCCCCTGACTGGCTGCAGGGCCACTACCTGGTGGTGCGGTAcgaggacctggtgggagaccCCGTCAAGACACTACGGAGAGTGTACGATTTTGTGGGACTGTTGGTGAGCCCTGAAATGGAGCAGTTTGCCCTGAACATGACCAGTGGCTCGGGCTCCTCCTCCAAACCTTTCGTGGTATCTGCACGCAATGCCACGCAGGCCGCCAATGCCTGGCGGACCGCCCTCACCTTCCAGCAGATAAAACAGGTGGAGGAGTTTTGCTACCAGCCCATGGCCGTCCTGGGCTATGAGCGGGTCAACAGTCCTGAAGAGGTCAAAGACCTCAGCAAGACCCTGCTTCGGAAGCCCCGTCTCTGA